In Numida meleagris isolate 19003 breed g44 Domestic line chromosome 3, NumMel1.0, whole genome shotgun sequence, the following are encoded in one genomic region:
- the ZC2HC1B gene encoding zinc finger C2HC domain-containing protein 1B isoform X2, with translation MSQIPAQELNGTTSGSQDLVPCGTCGRHFAQDVLMRHEPICKKVFNKKRKPFNSFKQRLQGTDIGTVKRQPPQKNQPVKKSNWRQHHEDFINAIQSAKEVTKAMQEGRPLPPPPPPSINPDYVQCPFCLRRFNEAAAVKHIKFCEEQATRRAFAAKATKQPMVPGKLESFLNERYKAKCLSTFGETKAELIGSVLK, from the exons ATGAGTCAGATACCGGCACAGGAGCTAAATGGAACAA CTTCCGGGAGTCAAGATCTCGTTCCTTGTGGAACCTGTGGAAGACACTTTGCACAAGATGTTCTG ATGAGACATGAGCCCATTTGCAAGAAAGTCTTCAACAAGAAGCGCAAGCCCTTCAATTCGTTTAAACAGAGACTGCAGGGAACAGATATCGGAACTGTGAAGAGGCAGCCCCCACAAAAG AATCAGCCAGTGAAGAAATCTAACTGGAGACAGCACCATGAGGATTTTATAAATGCCATTCAATCAGCCAAAGAAGTCACAAAAGCTATGCAAGAAGGCCgtcctcttccccctcctcccccaccGAGCATCAATCCAG ACTATGTTCAGTGTCCATTCTGCTTGAGAAGATTCAACGAGGCTGCAGCAGTGAAGCACATCAAGTTTTGTGAAGAACAAGCTACTCGCCGTGCCTTTGCTGCCAAGGCCACCAAACAACCTATG GTTCCAGGGAAGTTGGAAAGCTTCCTGAATGAAAGATACAAGGCCAAATGTCTGAGCACCTTtggggaaacaaaagcagagctaATTGGCAGTGTCTTGAAGTGA
- the ZC2HC1B gene encoding zinc finger C2HC domain-containing protein 1B isoform X1, with amino-acid sequence MSQIPAQELNGTTSGSQDLVPCGTCGRHFAQDVLMRHEPICKKVFNKKRKPFNSFKQRLQGTDIGTVKRQPPQKNQPVKKSNWRQHHEDFINAIQSAKEVTKAMQEGRPLPPPPPPSINPDYVQCPFCLRRFNEAAAVKHIKFCEEQATRRAFAAKATKQPMGKQPVTQRKKPTVSTSLQKSVQTADNAEEPTLKTPHGTLQKTKKPLGASPGKKSSGEFGQQSQTRR; translated from the exons ATGAGTCAGATACCGGCACAGGAGCTAAATGGAACAA CTTCCGGGAGTCAAGATCTCGTTCCTTGTGGAACCTGTGGAAGACACTTTGCACAAGATGTTCTG ATGAGACATGAGCCCATTTGCAAGAAAGTCTTCAACAAGAAGCGCAAGCCCTTCAATTCGTTTAAACAGAGACTGCAGGGAACAGATATCGGAACTGTGAAGAGGCAGCCCCCACAAAAG AATCAGCCAGTGAAGAAATCTAACTGGAGACAGCACCATGAGGATTTTATAAATGCCATTCAATCAGCCAAAGAAGTCACAAAAGCTATGCAAGAAGGCCgtcctcttccccctcctcccccaccGAGCATCAATCCAG ACTATGTTCAGTGTCCATTCTGCTTGAGAAGATTCAACGAGGCTGCAGCAGTGAAGCACATCAAGTTTTGTGAAGAACAAGCTACTCGCCGTGCCTTTGCTGCCAAGGCCACCAAACAACCTATG GGCAAGCAACCGGTGACTCAGAGAAAAAAGCCAACTGTCTCAACTTCTCTTCAGAAGAGCGTACAAACAGCTGATAATGCAGAAGAACCTACTCTGA AGACCCCTCATGGAACACtgcaaaaaaccaaaaaaccttTGGGTGCGTCTCCcggaaaaaaatcttcaggagAATTTGG ACAGCAGTCACAGACCAGAAGATAg
- the LTV1 gene encoding protein LTV1 homolog isoform X2: MPHKKKKPFIEKKKAVTFHLVHRSQRDPLAADDTAPQRVLLPAQRGHEEQRREEQRKYGVFFDDDYDYLQHLKEASGPSELVPSVRGQQSRIVITSEGHIEDEIQRIAAPSIKLPSSVFATEFEEDVGLLNKAAPVSGPRLDFDPDIVAALDDDFDFDNPENILEDDFVLQANEPKEGGSDAEDEDEWEDVDDDSDGKDSCSNDEDYDSEGPLSDDGVNGQGKEFLFMQEETRSRFTEYSMTSSVMRRNEQLTLLDDRFEKFFEQFDEDEIGALDNAELEGYINTDNTRLEEVLSDYYKEKAKNCVKLDTLEPFEDAPANEDSDEEKEEMVALVIEEPKEKWDCESILSTYSNLYNHPKLIEEPSKIRHCNLHFLERKLGTINTYALSVLAKTNKNFLEDWNSSARLASERPYC; encoded by the exons ATG CCTCACAAGAAGAAGAAGCCCTTCATAGAGAAGAAGAAGGCGGTAACGTTTCACTTGGTGCACAGAAGTCAGAGGGATCCCCTGGCTGCTGATGACACCGCACCGCAGAgggtcctgctgcctgcccagagA GGTCACgaggagcagaggagggaagAGCAGCGGAAATATGGGGTCTTCTTTGATGATGACTATGACTATTTGCAGCATTTGAAAGAAGCATCTGGCCCCTCTGAGCTTGTCCCTTCTGTCCGTggacagcaaagcagaattgTCATCACCAGTGAGGGTCACATAGAGGATGAAATTCAACGAATTGCA gctCCATCTATTAAGTTGCCTTCCTCAGTATTTGCCACTGAATTTGAAGAGGATGTGGGCCTGCTAAATAAAGCAGCTCCTGTTTCAG GACCACGGCTAGACTTTGACCCCGATATCGTTGCAGCTCTTGATGATGATTTTGACTTTGACAATCCAGAAAACATTCTGGAAGATGATTTTGTTCTACAAGCAAACGAACCAAAGGAAGG GGGATCGGATGCTGAGGATGAAGATGAATGGGAAGATGTGGACGATGATAGTGATGGAAAGGATAGTTGTAGTAACGATGAAGATTATGATTCAGAAGGCCCTTTGTCAGATGATGGGGTTAATGGCCAgggaaaagaatttctttttatgcAGGAAGAAACCAGGAGTCGTTTCACAGAGTATTCTATGACATCTTCAGTAATGAGAAGGAACGAGCAGTTAACCCTCTTGGATGACAGATTTGAGAAG TTTTTTGAACAGTTTGATGAAGATGAAATTGGAGCCTTGGATAATGCGGAATTAGAAGGGTATATTAATACAGACAACACTCGCTTGGAAGAAGTCTTGAGTGATTActacaaagagaaagcaaagaa ttgTGTGAAGTTGGATACTCTTGAACCGTTTGAAGACGCTCCTGCGAATGAAGAcagtgatgaagaaaaagaagaaatggtaGCTCTAGTGATTGAGGAGCCAAAAGAAAAGTGGGATTGCGAATCCATTTTGA GTACATATTCAAACTTATATAATCACCCAAAGCTTATTGAGGAGCCATCAAAG ATAAGGCACTGCAATCTGCACTTCCTGGAGAGGAAGCTAGGGACCATTAATACATATGCGCTGTCTGTTTTAGCCAAAACCAATAAAAATTTCCTCGAAGACTGGAATTCCTCTGCACGTCTTGCCTCAGAAAGGCCTTACTGCTAA
- the LTV1 gene encoding protein LTV1 homolog isoform X1, producing the protein MPHKKKKPFIEKKKAVTFHLVHRSQRDPLAADDTAPQRVLLPAQRGHEEQRREEQRKYGVFFDDDYDYLQHLKEASGPSELVPSVRGQQSRIVITSEGHIEDEIQRIAAPSIKLPSSVFATEFEEDVGLLNKAAPVSGPRLDFDPDIVAALDDDFDFDNPENILEDDFVLQANEPKEGGSDAEDEDEWEDVDDDSDGKDSCSNDEDYDSEGPLSDDGVNGQGKEFLFMQEETRSRFTEYSMTSSVMRRNEQLTLLDDRFEKFFEQFDEDEIGALDNAELEGYINTDNTRLEEVLSDYYKEKAKNCVKLDTLEPFEDAPANEDSDEEKEEMVALVIEEPKEKWDCESILSTYSNLYNHPKLIEEPSKPKPIKISSKTGIPLHVLPQKGLTAKQIERMQMINDSDLPRASTQPRSKHESKEDRKARKQAIKEERKERRMEKKANKLAFKLEKTRQEKELLNLKQNMQGLKLS; encoded by the exons ATG CCTCACAAGAAGAAGAAGCCCTTCATAGAGAAGAAGAAGGCGGTAACGTTTCACTTGGTGCACAGAAGTCAGAGGGATCCCCTGGCTGCTGATGACACCGCACCGCAGAgggtcctgctgcctgcccagagA GGTCACgaggagcagaggagggaagAGCAGCGGAAATATGGGGTCTTCTTTGATGATGACTATGACTATTTGCAGCATTTGAAAGAAGCATCTGGCCCCTCTGAGCTTGTCCCTTCTGTCCGTggacagcaaagcagaattgTCATCACCAGTGAGGGTCACATAGAGGATGAAATTCAACGAATTGCA gctCCATCTATTAAGTTGCCTTCCTCAGTATTTGCCACTGAATTTGAAGAGGATGTGGGCCTGCTAAATAAAGCAGCTCCTGTTTCAG GACCACGGCTAGACTTTGACCCCGATATCGTTGCAGCTCTTGATGATGATTTTGACTTTGACAATCCAGAAAACATTCTGGAAGATGATTTTGTTCTACAAGCAAACGAACCAAAGGAAGG GGGATCGGATGCTGAGGATGAAGATGAATGGGAAGATGTGGACGATGATAGTGATGGAAAGGATAGTTGTAGTAACGATGAAGATTATGATTCAGAAGGCCCTTTGTCAGATGATGGGGTTAATGGCCAgggaaaagaatttctttttatgcAGGAAGAAACCAGGAGTCGTTTCACAGAGTATTCTATGACATCTTCAGTAATGAGAAGGAACGAGCAGTTAACCCTCTTGGATGACAGATTTGAGAAG TTTTTTGAACAGTTTGATGAAGATGAAATTGGAGCCTTGGATAATGCGGAATTAGAAGGGTATATTAATACAGACAACACTCGCTTGGAAGAAGTCTTGAGTGATTActacaaagagaaagcaaagaa ttgTGTGAAGTTGGATACTCTTGAACCGTTTGAAGACGCTCCTGCGAATGAAGAcagtgatgaagaaaaagaagaaatggtaGCTCTAGTGATTGAGGAGCCAAAAGAAAAGTGGGATTGCGAATCCATTTTGA GTACATATTCAAACTTATATAATCACCCAAAGCTTATTGAGGAGCCATCAAAG CCAAAACCAATAAAAATTTCCTCGAAGACTGGAATTCCTCTGCACGTCTTGCCTCAGAAAGGCCTTACTGCTAAGCAGATTGAACGCATGCAAATGATTAATGACAGTGACCTGCCAAGAGCATCGACACAGCCCCGTTCCAAACATGAGAGCAAAGAGGACCGCAAAGCCAGGAAGCAGGCAATAAAAGAGGAGCGAAAG GAGCGCAGaatggagaagaaagcaaacaagttAGCCTTCAAATTGGAGAAAACAAGGCAAGAAAAAGAGCTGCTCAATCTGAAACAGAACATGCAAGGACTGAAGCTGTCTTGA